In Brevibacillus brevis NBRC 100599, a single genomic region encodes these proteins:
- a CDS encoding DctP family TRAP transporter solute-binding subunit — MKSLVTSTFIVILGLVSAVIIGFGPDLLMDNRGYDEEQVGLSNQIIIKFSHVIAENTPKGLTIERFSQLVKEKTNGRVEVQVFPNSILHTEKTEMTALQNGEIQMIAPAFSYVSNTIPEWAVLDLPYLFRSQEDVETVFNGEIGQILFDKLEDSDMKGLAFWGSGFKQVTANRRLIMPSDFVGQRLRIIPGNVIEAQFRTLHAIPVGSSFNELYSMLAAGKVDGEENTISNVYTKRLYHVQKHMTISNHSYLGYAVVINKTFWNNLPADIQQAISEAMQEATAYNNQLAVSMNDKQLRLLQENGGMNIHIQTAEERAAWIEALQPVYDQFAPSIGEPLMQKIRELHQRR; from the coding sequence ATGAAATCATTGGTAACCAGTACATTCATAGTCATACTCGGACTTGTGAGCGCTGTCATTATCGGCTTCGGTCCAGATCTCCTGATGGACAACAGAGGATACGACGAAGAACAAGTAGGGCTGTCCAATCAAATTATCATCAAGTTCAGCCACGTGATCGCGGAAAACACGCCGAAGGGTCTGACTATCGAACGTTTTTCCCAGCTCGTGAAGGAAAAGACAAACGGACGTGTAGAGGTGCAAGTCTTTCCCAACAGTATCCTTCACACAGAGAAAACTGAAATGACTGCTTTGCAAAACGGCGAAATCCAGATGATCGCCCCTGCCTTCTCCTATGTGTCGAACACGATTCCTGAGTGGGCTGTCCTTGATCTGCCTTATCTGTTTCGATCGCAAGAGGACGTCGAAACTGTATTCAATGGGGAAATCGGCCAAATACTATTCGATAAGCTTGAAGATTCCGACATGAAAGGGCTGGCCTTCTGGGGAAGCGGCTTTAAGCAAGTGACAGCCAACCGCCGATTAATTATGCCTTCCGATTTTGTCGGCCAACGTTTGCGCATCATTCCAGGCAACGTGATCGAAGCTCAGTTTCGCACGCTCCACGCAATCCCTGTAGGCTCTTCCTTCAATGAATTATACAGCATGCTGGCTGCCGGAAAAGTAGACGGCGAAGAAAATACGATCTCCAATGTGTACACCAAACGGCTTTACCACGTTCAAAAGCACATGACGATCAGCAATCACAGTTATTTGGGCTACGCCGTCGTGATTAATAAAACGTTTTGGAACAATCTCCCCGCCGATATTCAGCAGGCGATATCAGAAGCGATGCAGGAAGCGACAGCTTACAATAATCAGTTGGCTGTTTCGATGAATGACAAACAACTACGCTTGCTCCAAGAAAATGGGGGGATGAACATCCACATACAGACAGCAGAAGAACGTGCGGCCTGGATCGAAGCATTGCAGCCAGTCTACGATCAATTCGCCCCGAGTATCGGAGAACCCTTGATGCAGAAAATCAGAGAGCTCCACCAACGCCGGTGA
- a CDS encoding ATP-binding protein, whose protein sequence is MLLSVGIVLFSLIIGNLIMAGGIIRITETQLGQRLMTTARTVATIPNVQKSIQEPDGWKVIQPTANNLRVVNDVTYIVVLNRERVRYSDPLDERIGTVFMDPAVDEAYAEHSYFQKVIGEMGTALRAYVPIMDDQHQQVGVVVVGRVMPDVWGILYSERNNIALTFFLSLLFGVWGSYQLARHMKKQMLDLEPDEIARILVERTATFHAMHEGVIAIDNRERITIFNDRAKQIFGIEGEVLGKHIRSVLHDTRLPEVLELRQNFTNTEIHVGNTLLWSNRFLIKVEEKIVGAIAIFQDRTEVARMAEELTGVKEFVGALRVQNHEHMNHLHTIAGLLQLHQHEKALTYLFEVNEQQEELTSFLTTRIMDENLSGLLIGKVSRGRELGIRVVIDRRSHLERFPPYMDHHNFVLILGNLIENAFDSLERIERKEKEIMISIEQDDEICSILVEDNGIGMDEETRRHMLERGFSTKERAHRGLGLHLVHQLVNKGGGELVCHSARGEGASFLITFPMGEVNSHGEG, encoded by the coding sequence ATGCTGCTCTCCGTCGGAATCGTTCTTTTTTCCTTGATCATCGGAAACTTGATCATGGCCGGAGGGATTATTCGGATTACGGAAACCCAACTGGGACAACGGCTGATGACCACAGCGCGCACGGTTGCGACGATTCCAAATGTACAAAAAAGCATACAGGAACCAGACGGGTGGAAGGTGATCCAACCGACAGCCAACAACCTGCGCGTCGTCAATGATGTGACGTATATCGTCGTACTGAATAGGGAGCGTGTTCGTTATTCAGACCCATTAGATGAGCGGATTGGTACGGTGTTTATGGACCCTGCGGTTGATGAGGCCTATGCCGAGCACTCCTATTTTCAAAAAGTCATAGGAGAGATGGGAACGGCTCTGCGGGCCTATGTGCCGATCATGGACGACCAGCATCAGCAGGTGGGTGTTGTCGTGGTCGGACGTGTCATGCCTGATGTCTGGGGGATCTTGTACAGCGAGCGAAACAATATCGCGCTGACCTTTTTCCTCTCCTTATTGTTCGGGGTGTGGGGCTCCTATCAGTTGGCCCGTCACATGAAAAAGCAGATGCTCGACTTGGAGCCAGACGAAATCGCGCGAATTCTGGTAGAGAGAACCGCAACCTTCCATGCCATGCATGAGGGAGTAATCGCTATCGATAATCGGGAGCGAATCACAATCTTTAACGACAGGGCGAAGCAAATTTTTGGCATAGAAGGAGAAGTGCTGGGCAAGCACATACGGTCTGTCCTGCACGACACCAGATTACCAGAAGTGTTGGAGCTTCGCCAGAATTTTACCAACACGGAAATTCACGTCGGCAATACTCTGCTCTGGTCCAACCGTTTTCTGATCAAGGTCGAGGAAAAGATCGTCGGCGCCATTGCGATTTTTCAGGACAGAACAGAAGTGGCGAGAATGGCGGAGGAGCTGACAGGTGTAAAAGAATTCGTCGGTGCACTGCGGGTACAAAATCACGAGCACATGAATCATTTGCATACCATCGCAGGCTTGCTTCAGCTCCATCAGCATGAAAAGGCACTCACGTATTTGTTCGAGGTCAACGAGCAGCAGGAGGAGCTCACCTCCTTTTTAACAACAAGGATCATGGATGAGAACTTATCTGGGCTTTTGATCGGCAAAGTAAGCCGCGGAAGAGAGCTGGGCATCCGTGTTGTCATTGATCGCAGGAGTCATCTGGAACGTTTTCCGCCGTACATGGATCATCATAATTTCGTGCTCATATTGGGAAATCTGATCGAGAATGCCTTTGATTCACTGGAGCGCATCGAACGCAAGGAGAAGGAGATCATGATCAGTATCGAGCAAGACGATGAGATTTGCTCCATTTTGGTGGAGGACAATGGAATCGGCATGGACGAAGAGACGCGCCGACATATGCTGGAACGGGGATTTTCTACGAAAGAGCGTGCGCACCGTGGACTTGGTCTACATCTGGTGCATCAGTTGGTCAATAAAGGGGGAGGCGAGCTGGTTTGCCATTCGGCACGCGGAGAAGGGGCCAGCTTTCTCATAACGTTTCCGATGGGGGAGGTGAACAGTCATGGAGAAGGATAA
- a CDS encoding response regulator, producing MEKDNDHIRVLIMEDDPMVQEINKQFIERVPGFVVVGIAANGADGLKLVKELTPDLVIIDIFMPIQDGVKALMELRAAKHAVDVIVVTAAKDKTTIQSMLRNGAMDYIIKPFQFERIKQSLENYREFRRRIDWEGTASQDEVDQLLFRKSREKEQADATPAREVLPKGLHAVTMEQIMRQIEKESQPLSADDVAERVGIARVTARRYLDYLEKSGSVRMDVSYGGVGRPTNRYVRVTPQEAGGTGGKERHGRL from the coding sequence ATGGAGAAGGATAACGATCACATTCGCGTACTGATTATGGAAGACGATCCGATGGTACAGGAAATCAACAAGCAGTTCATTGAGCGCGTCCCGGGCTTTGTCGTGGTCGGAATTGCAGCCAACGGGGCAGATGGACTCAAGCTAGTGAAAGAGCTCACTCCTGACTTGGTGATCATTGATATTTTCATGCCGATCCAGGACGGGGTAAAGGCGCTGATGGAGCTGCGCGCCGCCAAACATGCCGTGGACGTCATCGTCGTAACCGCTGCAAAGGACAAAACCACGATCCAGTCCATGCTGCGCAATGGGGCGATGGACTATATAATCAAGCCGTTTCAGTTTGAACGGATCAAGCAGTCGTTGGAAAACTATCGAGAGTTTCGCCGACGGATAGATTGGGAGGGAACCGCATCCCAGGATGAGGTCGACCAGCTGTTATTCCGCAAAAGCCGGGAAAAGGAACAAGCCGATGCCACTCCAGCCAGAGAAGTGCTGCCGAAGGGACTGCACGCTGTCACTATGGAGCAGATCATGCGCCAGATCGAGAAAGAGAGTCAGCCGCTCTCAGCAGATGATGTGGCCGAACGCGTTGGGATCGCGAGAGTGACGGCCAGACGCTATTTGGACTATCTGGAGAAGAGCGGGAGTGTCAGAATGGATGTCAGCTATGGTGGGGTAGGCAGACCGACGAATCGCTATGTACGTGTCACTCCACAAGAGGCGGGGGGCACGGGAGGTAAAGAGCGCCATGGTCGATTATGA
- a CDS encoding sigma-54 interaction domain-containing protein, which yields MVDYEALLGSLFDIVHVTDAEGRTLHGSGRYEEFFGIDPREMVGKPIEEFYHLGYFAPTITMRVIRDKKKVHTIQTTRKNQKLFVEGTPIWDQDGNFSGVVHTFIDITSQEQLQQELNEVKYVGTVMQSEMTKENNRQKGETSLIYRSQSMEQVAMLAKKLSQVESSMILLGESGVGKGVLAKYIHECSPRVDKPFVHINCGAIPETLLESELFGYEKGAFTGAFKDGKAGLIEKANGGTLFLDEIGEMSLSLQVKLLNVLQEKTITPVGSSVSRKVDVKLITATNKNLRQMVKEGRFREDLYYRIHVVPLEIPPLRERQEEIPVLVHYFLNVFSQKYCLERQLADTCYRILSEYDWPGNVRELENVVERLVVTSHDVLITPAQIPRYIHNQEYREHKGIKVDHVMAMQEAMDEVERQLVQRAYEQHKTTTKVAEALGISQPSASRKLRKWLCTS from the coding sequence ATGGTCGATTATGAAGCGTTATTAGGCTCGCTGTTTGATATCGTGCACGTAACAGACGCAGAAGGCAGAACCTTGCATGGCTCAGGACGATATGAGGAATTTTTCGGAATCGATCCCAGGGAGATGGTGGGCAAACCGATTGAGGAGTTTTATCACCTCGGCTACTTTGCGCCAACGATCACGATGCGGGTCATTCGCGACAAGAAAAAGGTACACACGATTCAAACCACCCGCAAAAATCAAAAGCTTTTTGTGGAAGGCACACCGATTTGGGATCAGGACGGGAATTTTAGCGGAGTGGTTCATACTTTCATTGATATAACGAGCCAGGAGCAACTGCAGCAGGAATTAAATGAAGTCAAGTACGTCGGGACGGTCATGCAAAGTGAAATGACCAAGGAGAACAACAGACAAAAAGGAGAGACTAGCTTGATCTACCGCAGTCAGTCCATGGAGCAGGTCGCCATGTTGGCCAAAAAACTGTCGCAGGTAGAATCATCCATGATCCTGTTAGGAGAATCAGGTGTCGGAAAAGGCGTGCTGGCAAAATACATCCACGAGTGCAGTCCTCGGGTGGACAAACCATTCGTGCACATCAACTGCGGAGCAATTCCCGAGACATTGCTGGAGTCAGAGCTGTTTGGCTATGAAAAGGGTGCTTTTACAGGAGCATTCAAAGATGGTAAGGCAGGTTTGATTGAGAAAGCAAACGGAGGCACGCTGTTTTTGGACGAGATCGGGGAGATGTCACTCTCCTTGCAAGTGAAGCTGTTGAATGTGCTGCAAGAAAAAACGATTACGCCCGTAGGCAGCTCTGTCTCGCGAAAAGTCGATGTAAAGCTGATCACGGCTACGAATAAAAACCTGCGGCAAATGGTCAAGGAAGGCAGGTTTCGCGAGGATTTGTACTATCGCATTCACGTCGTCCCATTGGAAATTCCGCCGCTGCGCGAACGGCAGGAAGAAATACCTGTACTCGTCCATTATTTTCTGAATGTCTTTTCGCAAAAGTACTGTTTGGAGAGACAGCTCGCAGATACCTGCTATCGCATCCTCAGTGAATACGATTGGCCTGGCAATGTGCGGGAGTTGGAAAATGTAGTGGAACGGCTCGTCGTCACGTCTCACGATGTCCTCATTACGCCCGCGCAAATTCCGCGTTACATACATAACCAAGAGTACAGGGAGCACAAAGGGATCAAGGTCGATCATGTGATGGCGATGCAGGAAGCAATGGACGAGGTGGAGCGCCAGCTTGTGCAACGGGCATATGAGCAGCATAAAACGACGACAAAGGTAGCGGAAGCGCTCGGAATCAGCCAGCCGTCTGCAAGTCGCAAGCTGCGAAAATGGTTATGCACCAGTTGA
- a CDS encoding S66 peptidase family protein, translating into MNKGKALRAGDTIGVVATSSPAIEEVLNKAMAELQGLGYKVKISDTCRESYGGYLAGTPEQRAAELNAMFVDEEVDGIMCMRGGYGSPQMLPLLDYDLIAQNPKLFIGYSDITALHTVFGQRANLATLHGPMATSDIAHGLDDWSKQYLLRAMTRPEPLGAIMNPPGEEIVCLVEGQAAGPVVGGNLALVSALMGTPYQLDTRGKLLFLEDIDEEPYRIDRMLTQLAQGGLFDDCAGVVIGTWTDCEPKKREGFSVWDVFQNIVVPYGKPTIWNIQIGHGACNIALPMGVEASLDATNGELVIEESVTI; encoded by the coding sequence ATGAACAAAGGGAAAGCATTGCGAGCGGGAGATACAATCGGAGTAGTGGCGACCTCTAGCCCTGCTATAGAAGAAGTGCTGAACAAAGCAATGGCAGAGCTGCAAGGTCTGGGATACAAGGTGAAAATATCGGATACATGCCGAGAATCGTACGGTGGGTATTTGGCGGGAACTCCTGAGCAACGGGCGGCGGAGCTGAATGCCATGTTCGTCGACGAGGAAGTGGACGGGATCATGTGCATGCGCGGTGGTTACGGTTCCCCGCAAATGCTACCCTTGCTCGATTATGACCTCATCGCCCAAAACCCAAAGCTGTTTATCGGCTATAGCGACATTACGGCGCTGCATACCGTTTTCGGACAGCGTGCGAATCTGGCTACTCTTCACGGACCGATGGCTACCTCAGACATCGCGCATGGACTGGATGACTGGTCCAAGCAATATTTGCTGCGCGCCATGACTCGCCCCGAGCCATTGGGAGCAATCATGAATCCGCCGGGGGAAGAAATCGTCTGTCTCGTCGAAGGTCAGGCAGCTGGACCCGTAGTCGGCGGGAATCTCGCCCTCGTCTCCGCGTTGATGGGCACGCCTTACCAGCTCGATACGAGAGGCAAGCTGTTGTTCCTGGAGGATATCGACGAGGAGCCGTACCGGATTGACCGCATGCTGACACAGCTTGCCCAGGGTGGCTTGTTTGATGATTGTGCGGGCGTCGTCATCGGGACATGGACCGATTGTGAGCCGAAAAAGCGCGAAGGCTTCTCTGTCTGGGATGTGTTTCAAAATATCGTCGTACCGTACGGAAAGCCAACCATCTGGAACATTCAGATCGGACATGGAGCGTGCAACATCGCTCTCCCTATGGGCGTAGAGGCTAGTCTCGATGCGACAAACGGTGAACTGGTGATCGAAGAGAGCGTAACCATATAG
- a CDS encoding DUF4280 domain-containing protein, translating into MMLALLQVLAMGLFSPEYSYVVRGATLKCSQGTDPGILNLPWCHGVYSLDKPVMNVADHVPGVNIGCFGFCKAAGGDVCVPQTFSKWTDGKHDVLIDNEHALLSRSQLVCNRSGIITIEKDGQD; encoded by the coding sequence ATGATGCTAGCGTTACTTCAAGTACTTGCAATGGGGTTGTTCAGCCCCGAGTACTCATATGTCGTGCGGGGAGCGACCCTCAAGTGCAGTCAGGGAACCGACCCCGGCATTTTGAATTTACCCTGGTGCCATGGCGTTTACAGCCTTGACAAGCCTGTCATGAATGTCGCCGATCACGTCCCCGGCGTGAATATCGGATGCTTCGGTTTTTGCAAAGCAGCAGGAGGAGATGTGTGTGTACCACAGACGTTCTCGAAATGGACAGATGGAAAACACGATGTGCTCATCGACAACGAGCATGCCTTGCTGAGCAGGTCACAGCTCGTTTGCAATCGTTCAGGCATCATCACGATTGAAAAAGACGGTCAGGATTGA
- a CDS encoding phage late control protein, translated as MRRTNGVMTYQDIKVVWPYGPIRLDQLEFIHQTGTHAKLTITGIVPEDKEDEIINRAGTHDPIELYKVEGGQKQPIFMGRLDHVEIKVVRDIHYVTIKAVSHTYALDLSVKTRSFQQVNRLYRDVIDEIMSVYHGGDVIDQAFDDRQQGKYIMQYEETDWTFLKRIASHVGAVLVPDLSAHKVRLWIGMPEGRKQIKLEEESPYEVNRAIAPYMKKAANGSSSVSEYQYTTYAFDYDDLLQIGDEVQREGQTFVITKVTGKLEQGLLSWSYVCAVPEAVKQTKLYNKAIIGAAIDGKVIQIGRNQVKLHLNMDKKQEPSKAQWFPYAAEGNQILYLMPELGSKVKLYFPSADEDDGMVMNSVRHAPKGAAAEKQERQMQDPGVKTFGNPQGKEFTLGDKELTMTAKEGMLYISMNKDVGVSLKSTSNVNISASGALTLKGAAVSLSGTQSLNVKTASDTIELLEENKSSSEEIKLEASKRKKYDQLFSEFEKQVQAKGIEAVKKERVRANFDAETQGNKEFWGDSLSALWGAVVDTADIAFTALMLGNSEEIYEGVSGKEVGSLTERNIMAKGVVDRTTSALNYAGDVLTGNKSAREMGTDALEAAWSGAKGVYSDFIEPFVKDGQYMLEDTQGGRWTRSIEESYEKGRNRGKQDLVITELLLSRGAASAYKQGAKKVIDLEPDGHAQRGKRDGGNRTGLLLDGADNHRNSSSSLKGGKLKTQAKSFPKSIEDLQKEVDKLLEQMGNVFGGRIVVLRNATTGQPMVYWARHDDLPGNGGGGGGNHRRRDNGNERTGNDDLQEIINNLDSTKGGSLGNIDGLKFINKSFQNKILDNVPDIDKYKGRKVAIIGHRDSIIPFQRTMGLDNRINVFKANNFGPGGWTAEKNFQWIKDIVGNKQPVYFASQKINLGDSWTREEIKYLLDSGYRQKGSYFVPAD; from the coding sequence ATGCGGCGTACGAACGGCGTCATGACCTATCAGGATATAAAAGTCGTCTGGCCATATGGACCGATCCGGCTAGATCAGCTAGAGTTCATCCATCAAACAGGCACGCATGCCAAGCTCACGATCACAGGAATTGTCCCGGAAGACAAAGAGGACGAGATCATCAATCGTGCCGGCACCCACGATCCCATCGAGCTGTACAAGGTGGAAGGCGGGCAAAAACAGCCGATATTCATGGGGCGGCTGGATCATGTGGAGATCAAGGTCGTACGAGACATTCACTACGTCACAATAAAGGCAGTGTCGCATACATATGCGTTGGATCTGAGCGTGAAAACACGTTCGTTTCAACAGGTGAATCGGTTGTACCGGGATGTCATAGATGAAATCATGTCCGTCTATCACGGTGGAGATGTCATCGATCAAGCCTTCGACGACCGCCAGCAGGGCAAATACATCATGCAGTACGAGGAGACAGACTGGACCTTTTTAAAACGAATCGCGTCCCATGTCGGAGCCGTCCTCGTCCCAGATTTGAGTGCGCATAAGGTACGCTTGTGGATCGGCATGCCCGAGGGACGCAAGCAAATCAAGCTGGAAGAAGAATCGCCATACGAGGTCAATCGGGCCATCGCGCCGTACATGAAAAAAGCCGCAAACGGCTCCTCATCCGTCAGCGAGTACCAGTACACGACGTACGCCTTCGATTACGACGACCTGCTGCAAATCGGGGATGAGGTGCAGCGGGAAGGGCAAACGTTTGTCATTACGAAAGTGACTGGGAAGCTGGAGCAGGGACTTCTGAGCTGGAGCTACGTATGCGCCGTGCCGGAAGCCGTCAAGCAAACGAAGCTGTACAACAAGGCCATCATCGGTGCGGCGATCGACGGAAAAGTAATTCAAATTGGTCGCAATCAGGTCAAGCTCCACCTGAACATGGACAAAAAACAAGAGCCAAGTAAGGCCCAGTGGTTCCCATATGCAGCGGAAGGCAACCAGATTTTGTATCTCATGCCCGAGCTCGGCTCAAAGGTAAAGCTGTACTTCCCAAGCGCCGATGAAGACGACGGCATGGTCATGAACTCCGTGCGCCATGCACCCAAAGGAGCCGCTGCCGAGAAGCAGGAGCGGCAAATGCAGGACCCCGGTGTGAAAACGTTTGGGAATCCGCAGGGGAAAGAGTTTACGCTCGGGGATAAAGAGCTGACGATGACCGCCAAGGAAGGGATGCTTTACATCTCGATGAACAAGGATGTTGGCGTCAGTCTGAAAAGTACCTCGAATGTGAATATCAGTGCGAGTGGTGCTCTGACCTTGAAAGGGGCAGCCGTGTCTTTGTCCGGGACGCAGAGCTTGAACGTGAAAACGGCGTCGGATACGATAGAGCTGTTGGAGGAAAACAAATCCAGCAGTGAGGAGATTAAGCTGGAGGCTAGCAAACGAAAGAAGTACGACCAGCTGTTTAGTGAATTTGAAAAACAAGTGCAGGCTAAAGGTATTGAAGCGGTGAAAAAAGAGCGAGTGCGGGCAAATTTTGACGCAGAAACGCAGGGAAACAAAGAGTTCTGGGGAGATAGTTTATCTGCTTTGTGGGGTGCTGTGGTTGATACAGCAGATATTGCGTTTACCGCATTAATGCTAGGCAACTCCGAAGAAATTTATGAAGGGGTAAGTGGTAAAGAGGTAGGATCACTTACCGAGCGAAATATCATGGCAAAGGGGGTCGTGGATCGTACTACCAGTGCCTTGAATTACGCGGGAGATGTACTCACGGGGAATAAATCGGCGAGAGAAATGGGAACGGATGCATTAGAAGCGGCTTGGTCAGGTGCAAAAGGAGTCTATAGCGATTTCATAGAACCCTTTGTAAAAGATGGGCAATACATGTTGGAAGACACACAAGGCGGCAGGTGGACCAGGTCGATTGAAGAAAGCTACGAAAAAGGCCGAAATAGAGGCAAGCAAGATTTAGTTATTACCGAGCTGCTACTCAGCCGTGGGGCTGCGTCTGCCTATAAGCAGGGAGCCAAGAAGGTAATTGACTTGGAGCCAGATGGGCATGCCCAACGTGGAAAACGAGATGGTGGGAATAGGACGGGATTACTTCTCGATGGCGCAGATAACCACCGGAACAGTAGCTCATCCCTAAAGGGTGGGAAGCTAAAGACGCAGGCTAAGAGTTTTCCAAAATCGATCGAGGACTTACAAAAAGAGGTTGATAAGCTTCTTGAGCAGATGGGGAACGTGTTTGGTGGAAGAATTGTTGTTCTCCGAAATGCTACTACGGGTCAACCTATGGTTTATTGGGCTAGGCATGATGATTTGCCTGGTAATGGAGGCGGTGGTGGAGGGAATCATCGTCGTAGAGATAATGGTAATGAGAGGACGGGTAATGATGATTTACAAGAAATAATAAACAACTTAGATTCCACAAAAGGAGGATCATTGGGGAACATTGATGGTTTGAAATTTATTAATAAATCATTTCAAAATAAAATATTGGATAATGTTCCTGATATTGATAAATATAAAGGTAGAAAGGTAGCGATTATTGGTCATAGAGATTCAATAATACCGTTTCAAAGAACTATGGGGTTAGATAATAGAATCAATGTTTTTAAAGCAAATAATTTTGGCCCCGGTGGATGGACTGCAGAGAAAAATTTCCAGTGGATTAAAGATATTGTTGGAAATAAACAGCCCGTGTATTTTGCATCCCAAAAAATAAATTTAGGAGATAGCTGGACAAGAGAAGAAATAAAGTATCTACTTGACTCTGGATACAGGCAAAAAGGAAGTTATTTTGTACCTGCAGATTAG
- a CDS encoding SMI1/KNR4 family protein — MKIDDLLPKIYKDLSKRGYTNERNFISFDDVNQNYLWFINLTWVPNEEIMQKEYESFHNLKMIPFAYTNGGDYWCFDLNQKDYIPIVCCYHDGAEGEYFAKTLEAALFRQILDFACNEFTDSEIEDDQSVVTGKKIILNWIRRLEEYFPNEWISELNNIVNNKDYVDSSPGYVVMISESKYDELVKKYIDFDLLDKKFIWTQEDTTKFFGGATSTE; from the coding sequence TTGAAAATTGATGATTTATTACCTAAAATCTATAAAGATTTAAGTAAAAGAGGATATACAAACGAGCGGAATTTTATATCATTTGATGATGTTAATCAGAATTATTTGTGGTTTATTAATTTAACATGGGTTCCTAATGAAGAGATAATGCAGAAAGAGTATGAGAGTTTCCATAACTTAAAAATGATACCTTTTGCGTATACAAATGGTGGCGATTATTGGTGTTTTGATTTAAATCAGAAAGATTATATACCAATAGTATGTTGTTATCACGATGGAGCAGAAGGTGAATATTTTGCTAAGACGCTAGAAGCAGCATTATTTAGGCAAATTTTAGATTTTGCATGCAATGAATTTACTGATAGTGAGATTGAAGATGATCAGAGTGTAGTAACTGGCAAGAAGATTATACTAAATTGGATAAGGAGGCTAGAAGAGTACTTTCCAAATGAATGGATTTCTGAATTAAACAATATTGTTAACAATAAAGACTATGTAGATAGTAGTCCGGGTTATGTTGTAATGATTTCTGAAAGTAAATATGATGAATTGGTAAAGAAATACATTGATTTTGATTTGTTGGATAAAAAGTTTATTTGGACTCAGGAGGATACTACAAAATTTTTCGGTGGGGCTACCAGTACTGAATGA
- a CDS encoding SUKH-3 domain-containing protein: MSKETLKILRDSGWYEGRSIDIKEIEENLERLGYIVFPEVKNFLKEFGNLVIEDSINDETHNTSIRFTNYDNCGSFKSEEKYAGESLVPVGMIDSGYLVLFVSESGKVYCSTGKLGDNSIEAWENLISGGGGKPWGNF; the protein is encoded by the coding sequence ATGAGTAAAGAGACTTTAAAAATTTTAAGAGACTCTGGATGGTATGAAGGAAGAAGTATCGATATTAAAGAGATTGAAGAGAATTTAGAGCGATTAGGTTATATAGTATTTCCAGAAGTAAAGAATTTTTTAAAGGAATTTGGAAACTTAGTGATCGAAGATTCTATAAACGATGAGACTCACAATACAAGTATAAGATTCACTAATTATGATAATTGCGGAAGCTTTAAATCAGAAGAAAAATATGCTGGAGAAAGCTTGGTTCCTGTAGGGATGATTGATAGTGGTTACTTAGTACTATTTGTTTCAGAAAGTGGAAAAGTATACTGTAGTACTGGTAAATTAGGTGACAATTCCATAGAAGCATGGGAAAATTTAATTAGCGGGGGTGGTGGTAAACCGTGGGGGAATTTTTGA